The Clostridioides difficile genome has a segment encoding these proteins:
- a CDS encoding baseplate J/gp47 family protein, with amino-acid sequence MERELPIPVFLTEDEDIVHERMLSNFQDVSTLEGDFIYDATRPTAEQIAELKQLGLQNNLRIAFPQTSYGTYLEWLGECKGVFKNQPTKSIGVITFMGVQGTIITKGTIVTTVATDEKQSIEFELLETKTIEENETVDIKAECKITGTIGNVAQNTITVLLGSISGVKSVVNKEGFKGGTDIEDEEHFRERVLVAEQEDKLSGASSDYIRWAKEVDGVGYAYVIPEWAGAGTVKVLILDKNRKAATQELINKVQEYIYPLNISEGENRDGKAPIGALVTVVTPDTLLINVKASFIFSSSFSEETVLNNLKTKIDKYLDKIDLGGTVSYNAIQAIVGSMMLTDEGIQDFSNLTINDVKENIKLQDQVVGVGEIVNEVVV; translated from the coding sequence ATGGAAAGAGAACTACCTATACCAGTTTTTTTGACAGAAGATGAAGACATTGTACATGAAAGGATGCTAAGTAACTTTCAAGATGTTTCTACATTGGAAGGTGACTTTATCTATGATGCAACAAGACCTACAGCAGAGCAGATAGCTGAATTAAAACAACTAGGATTACAAAATAATTTAAGGATTGCATTTCCTCAAACCAGTTATGGAACTTACTTAGAGTGGCTTGGTGAATGTAAAGGTGTATTTAAGAATCAACCAACTAAATCTATTGGAGTTATTACATTTATGGGTGTACAAGGTACTATAATTACAAAAGGAACTATAGTAACTACTGTTGCAACTGATGAAAAGCAAAGCATAGAGTTTGAGCTTCTTGAAACTAAAACTATAGAAGAAAATGAAACAGTAGATATTAAAGCAGAATGTAAAATTACAGGAACTATAGGGAATGTAGCTCAAAATACTATAACTGTTTTATTAGGTTCTATTAGTGGTGTTAAATCAGTTGTTAATAAAGAAGGTTTCAAAGGTGGAACAGATATAGAAGATGAAGAACATTTTAGAGAAAGAGTTCTTGTAGCAGAGCAAGAAGATAAACTTAGTGGAGCTAGTTCAGACTATATAAGATGGGCTAAAGAAGTTGATGGAGTTGGATATGCTTATGTAATTCCCGAATGGGCTGGAGCAGGTACAGTGAAAGTATTAATACTAGATAAAAATAGGAAAGCAGCAACACAAGAATTAATAAATAAAGTTCAAGAATATATATACCCATTAAATATATCAGAGGGAGAAAATAGAGACGGGAAAGCTCCTATCGGGGCTTTAGTTACAGTTGTGACACCTGACACATTACTCATTAATGTAAAAGCTAGTTTTATATTTAGTAGTAGCTTTAGTGAAGAAACTGTATTAAACAATCTAAAAACTAAGATAGATAAATATTTAGATAAGATTGATTTAGGGGGAACAGTCTCATACAATGCTATACAGGCGATAGTAGGCTCTATGATGTTAACAGATGAAGGCATACAAGATTTTTCTAATCTTACTATAAATGATGTAAAAGAAAATATAAAATTGCAAGACCAAGTGGTAGGAGTAGGGGAAATAGTTAATGAGGTGGTTG
- a CDS encoding DUF2634 domain-containing protein: protein MPNLFPQSETFETIELKNNNESELDLKGSFLFDFIKGEFVKNADGTLKKCDKVQAYKQWCQKAILTPRYKRSAYSNIYGSEIKDLIASNLSQNAKELEITRLIKETILVHPYTKEVGEFSFNWLESSRLVEYEFNVLTIDDENIVIDGNIKR, encoded by the coding sequence ATGCCAAATCTATTTCCTCAAAGTGAAACTTTTGAAACTATAGAATTAAAAAACAATAATGAAAGTGAACTGGACCTAAAAGGGTCTTTTTTATTTGACTTTATAAAAGGTGAATTTGTTAAAAATGCAGATGGAACACTAAAAAAATGCGATAAAGTTCAAGCATATAAACAGTGGTGTCAGAAAGCTATATTAACACCTAGGTACAAAAGGTCAGCTTATTCTAATATATATGGAAGTGAAATAAAAGACTTAATTGCCAGTAACTTATCACAAAACGCAAAAGAGCTTGAAATAACTAGATTAATAAAAGAAACTATTTTGGTTCATCCATATACAAAAGAAGTAGGAGAGTTCAGCTTTAATTGGTTGGAGAGCAGCAGGCTAGTAGAGTATGAATTTAATGTACTAACAATAGATGATGAAAATATAGTAATTGATGGCAATATAAAAAGGTAG
- a CDS encoding XkdQ, translated as MKIILNGKYDIANFNEGITLSEAIDGVAYKMDVSLVEPKQLQDIDIKKGDKIVLIDIAYESKKEETIFDGVVWETRRSEKSKKLTLSCRERTVYMEESEEQYSFKENTATQRIEYYCKQWNIPYYNLANTSVKLAKVIHKTNILDMIKKDLKETATKGGDLFKVRMDNKLKLFKLGTNVNVYKLESILEDANFTSSFNDAVTSVKVLGKSKDENTKAPIIGTYKKDSDKYGTLQKIKQDEKIKNAKEAKKAAEAMFNSGEETISVDCVVDINRIRAGDKVSLKAKEYYVIDVTHTLDSTPKMKLNIGTLEYIRRKFYTND; from the coding sequence ATGAAAATAATATTAAATGGAAAATATGATATTGCAAATTTTAACGAAGGAATAACATTAAGTGAAGCTATAGACGGAGTTGCATACAAGATGGATGTATCATTAGTAGAGCCTAAACAACTTCAAGATATAGACATTAAAAAAGGTGACAAAATAGTTTTAATTGATATAGCATATGAGAGTAAAAAAGAGGAAACTATCTTTGATGGAGTCGTATGGGAAACTAGGAGAAGTGAAAAGAGTAAGAAACTAACACTATCTTGCAGAGAAAGAACAGTTTACATGGAAGAAAGTGAAGAACAATACTCGTTTAAAGAAAATACAGCAACTCAAAGAATTGAATACTACTGTAAACAATGGAACATACCTTACTACAATCTAGCGAATACTTCTGTAAAACTTGCTAAAGTAATACATAAGACAAACATTCTAGATATGATTAAAAAGGACTTAAAAGAAACTGCAACAAAAGGTGGAGACTTATTCAAAGTAAGGATGGATAATAAATTAAAATTATTTAAACTTGGTACTAATGTAAATGTATATAAATTAGAAAGCATATTAGAAGATGCAAATTTTACTAGCAGCTTTAATGATGCAGTAACAAGTGTAAAAGTTTTAGGTAAGAGTAAGGATGAAAATACAAAAGCACCTATAATTGGCACATATAAAAAGGACTCAGACAAATATGGAACACTACAAAAAATTAAACAGGATGAAAAGATAAAAAATGCAAAAGAAGCTAAGAAAGCAGCAGAAGCAATGTTCAATAGCGGAGAAGAAACAATAAGTGTAGATTGTGTAGTAGATATAAACAGAATAAGGGCAGGAGATAAAGTATCTCTAAAAGCTAAAGAATACTATGTTATAGATGTAACTCATACATTAGACTCTACACCAAAGATGAAGCTAAATATAGGTACTTTAGAATATATAAGGAGGAAGTTTTATACAAATGACTGA
- a CDS encoding LysM peptidoglycan-binding domain-containing protein encodes MVIDIYLKNEKEKIDFHFPVNPQDSLSIKKEKRFETVDIVNLGEFDIKKEGEKIREISFKTFLPFQYDASYCRYSELKNPIETVAMLEKWVDQAEPLRLIMTGFGYNGLVTISNFSNTQTAGREEDRDIEITFRTYRELKIETLKKETKSNTKTDLKDNRPNTQTKSKIYTVTSTDTLWSIAKKFLGKGSRWPEIYNIPENKKVIGKNSNIIKKGQKLVIPNK; translated from the coding sequence TTGGTAATAGACATATACCTAAAAAATGAAAAAGAAAAAATAGATTTCCATTTTCCAGTTAACCCACAAGATTCTCTATCTATTAAAAAAGAAAAAAGATTTGAAACTGTAGATATAGTAAACCTAGGTGAATTTGATATTAAAAAAGAAGGGGAGAAGATAAGAGAAATATCATTTAAAACATTTCTACCTTTTCAATATGACGCTTCTTATTGCAGATACAGCGAGTTAAAAAATCCAATCGAAACAGTTGCAATGCTTGAAAAATGGGTAGACCAAGCCGAACCTTTAAGACTTATAATGACAGGGTTTGGCTACAATGGATTAGTTACAATATCTAATTTTAGTAATACTCAAACAGCAGGAAGAGAAGAAGATAGAGACATTGAGATAACATTTAGAACTTACAGAGAACTGAAGATAGAGACATTAAAAAAAGAAACTAAAAGCAATACTAAAACAGATTTAAAAGATAATAGACCTAATACCCAAACTAAATCTAAAATATATACAGTTACATCCACAGACACGTTATGGAGTATTGCAAAAAAGTTTTTAGGTAAAGGTTCAAGATGGCCAGAGATTTATAATATACCCGAAAATAAAAAAGTCATTGGTAAAAATTCAAACATAATTAAAAAAGGCCAAAAGTTGGTGATACCTAACAAATGA
- a CDS encoding SHOCT domain-containing protein, translating to MVGAFVLPNYAIILCEMSNLWGNFTMWILVPIITIALLIIAVSSMQYILVMIAFLLIIYSFIEKKIVMGFVSILFFTYSIYLCATWEDKALIADNKVETVKAQRETVERDKEMERRRIQEEIDREKYIKKYGIKISEKDLESKLDSLIPQEYRGSHYEVNISCLYSSSDVNSFDISVQNEKFNDSKECKLFIGYIAKQLEQYYIWKPDFDFYTKDDGGICKSAIIEDFRSIQNGTESAENVEFYEYEIMTKQEEKELNEKNNDNNYIRNSGIDPLDRIKKLKELLDSGAITQEEYNKKKKALLE from the coding sequence ATGGTAGGTGCTTTTGTTTTACCAAATTATGCTATAATATTGTGTGAGATGAGTAATTTGTGGGGGAATTTTACAATGTGGATATTAGTACCAATAATAACAATAGCATTACTTATAATAGCTGTTTCTTCTATGCAATATATTTTAGTTATGATAGCTTTTTTGTTGATTATATATTCTTTTATAGAAAAGAAAATAGTTATGGGTTTTGTGTCAATTCTTTTTTTCACTTATTCAATTTATCTTTGTGCAACATGGGAAGATAAAGCCTTGATAGCAGATAATAAAGTTGAGACTGTTAAGGCACAAAGAGAAACTGTAGAAAGAGACAAAGAAATGGAAAGAAGAAGAATACAAGAAGAAATAGATAGAGAAAAATATATTAAAAAGTATGGGATAAAAATATCAGAAAAAGATTTAGAATCAAAATTAGATTCTTTAATACCTCAAGAATATAGAGGTAGTCATTATGAAGTTAATATATCATGCTTATACAGTAGTTCTGATGTTAACTCATTTGACATATCTGTTCAGAATGAGAAATTTAATGATTCTAAAGAATGTAAATTATTTATAGGTTATATAGCAAAACAGTTAGAGCAATATTACATTTGGAAGCCAGATTTTGATTTTTATACAAAGGATGATGGTGGTATTTGTAAAAGTGCTATAATTGAAGATTTTAGAAGTATTCAAAATGGTACAGAATCAGCAGAAAATGTAGAATTTTATGAATATGAAATTATGACAAAGCAGGAAGAAAAGGAATTAAACGAAAAAAATAATGATAATAATTATATTCGCAATAGTGGAATTGATCCACTAGATAGAATAAAGAAACTAAAAGAGTTATTGGATTCAGGAGCAATTACACAGGAAGAATATAATAAAAAGAAAAAAGCATTATTAGAATAG
- a CDS encoding site-specific integrase has product MNIKSAFIRKRNEKFYVYVEYIEETTGKNKQKSYGSYEKKKDAEKHLIEIKSTINNNKFVAPSDVSFVDRCYKYIMTNGNNWSPYTIVNRKSWIKNYIEPFFKDIKLIDIRPYLMQSFVNELFIKFTPGSAKVRYGFVSSILKEAYRLREITENPCDFIKLPHKESSFKINVYNKEESLLLIDKLEYNVIEIPILLMLLLGLRVGEVCGLRWSDINLETDSISINQILIYANNKIAFKEPKTPKSKRTLSAPKELIEKLKIEKLKQNKMKLQGTLINENNLVCLNTNFKPWIPTVLSKNFHKFIRKNNLKQVRIHDLRHTSATLLLLGGTNMKVVSERLGHTDIKITMNRYSHVLEEMDKEASDNLSKMLFK; this is encoded by the coding sequence ATGAACATCAAATCAGCTTTTATAAGAAAAAGAAATGAAAAATTCTATGTATATGTGGAGTACATAGAAGAAACAACTGGCAAAAATAAACAGAAAAGTTATGGAAGCTATGAAAAGAAAAAAGATGCTGAAAAACATTTAATTGAAATAAAGTCAACTATAAACAATAATAAATTTGTTGCTCCAAGTGATGTATCGTTTGTAGATAGATGTTATAAATACATTATGACAAATGGTAATAATTGGTCTCCTTATACAATTGTAAATAGGAAATCTTGGATTAAAAACTATATAGAGCCTTTTTTCAAAGATATAAAATTAATAGACATAAGACCTTATTTAATGCAGTCTTTTGTAAATGAACTATTCATTAAATTTACACCTGGAAGTGCTAAAGTTAGATATGGTTTTGTAAGTTCTATATTAAAAGAAGCTTACAGATTGAGAGAAATAACAGAAAATCCTTGTGACTTTATAAAACTTCCTCATAAAGAAAGTTCTTTTAAAATTAATGTTTATAATAAAGAAGAATCACTACTTCTAATAGATAAGCTAGAATATAATGTCATAGAAATACCTATTCTCTTAATGTTGTTGCTAGGCTTAAGAGTTGGAGAAGTCTGTGGACTTAGATGGTCTGATATTAACTTAGAAACTGATTCAATAAGTATTAATCAAATCCTTATATATGCAAACAACAAAATAGCATTTAAAGAACCAAAAACACCAAAATCAAAAAGAACTTTATCAGCTCCAAAGGAATTAATTGAAAAATTAAAAATAGAAAAATTAAAACAGAACAAAATGAAATTGCAAGGTACACTTATAAATGAAAATAATTTAGTATGTCTAAATACAAATTTTAAACCTTGGATACCAACTGTATTGTCAAAAAACTTTCATAAATTTATTAGAAAAAATAATTTAAAACAAGTAAGAATACATGATTTAAGACATACAAGTGCTACCTTATTACTTTTAGGAGGAACTAATATGAAAGTAGTTTCTGAAAGGCTAGGTCATACAGATATAAAAATAACTATGAATAGATACTCTCATGTTTTAGAAGAAATGGACAAAGAGGCTTCTGACAATTTAAGCAAAATGTTATTTAAATAA
- a CDS encoding GGDEF and EAL domain-containing protein, whose amino-acid sequence MNKHNLEIILNQLKINIYITDIHTNKIIFMNKNMKEEYNILAPEGKVCWEVLYPEKNIPCSCCKVSELLENNKKGVSVKWYEKCNKLNRVFENYDSLITWYDGTTVHIHQSIDITNSIALNKQVKIDEFCKVSDNNEKKELFEHLNVSRDKFDYDSTLLYDALIRGTDEYIYICNLKTGVFRYSPSQVELFDLPGEIVENPLVYWKKIVHPEDWSRFYKSNMEIGKDYMDYHTVEFRAKNRSGEYIWLKCRGQLMRDEFGEPSIFAGIMTQLGKQNKIDPLTQLLNYYEFMSVFEEKLSNPMIEKLCIMLLNIDDFKNVNEMYDRAFGDNIIKTLAQSIKSILPGNAELYRLDGDEMGILVDNVEENDVKILYEQIQNLIIHLHLWRKYGLNITISTGCSIYPKHGDTVKELYKYASYSLQYAKEHGKNKLVFFSEKILKNKMYSLEMMWELKASINNNFRGFSLRFQPQVETQSHKIIGVEALLRWTNQKGEAISPLEFIPILEENDMINDVGAWVLKMALRTCGDWIDYNPLFTVSVNVSAVQILEDTFIEDVIKIISEENFPYQNLVLELTESHTVQNMSILQAKFEVLQYLGIRIAMDDFGTGYSSLEILKFSPIDIVKIDRVFVKDILKSKFDATFIHFIVAICHDVGIMVCLEGVETQKEYDLVKQMKPDYIQGYFFGKPQTAREILEILKLDK is encoded by the coding sequence ATGAACAAACATAACCTTGAAATTATATTAAATCAGCTAAAGATTAATATATATATTACAGATATTCATACCAATAAAATTATTTTTATGAATAAAAATATGAAAGAAGAATATAATATTTTAGCACCAGAAGGAAAAGTTTGTTGGGAAGTGTTATACCCTGAAAAAAATATTCCTTGTAGTTGTTGTAAAGTTTCAGAATTATTGGAGAACAATAAAAAAGGAGTATCAGTAAAATGGTATGAAAAATGTAATAAGTTAAATAGAGTCTTTGAGAATTATGATAGTTTAATTACATGGTATGATGGGACAACTGTTCATATACATCAATCTATAGATATTACAAATTCTATAGCTTTAAACAAACAAGTTAAGATTGATGAATTTTGTAAAGTGTCAGATAACAATGAAAAAAAAGAGCTCTTTGAGCATTTAAATGTGTCAAGAGATAAGTTTGATTATGATTCAACCTTACTTTATGATGCTTTGATTAGAGGTACAGATGAATATATATACATATGTAATTTAAAAACAGGAGTATTTCGATATTCACCATCACAAGTTGAATTATTTGATTTACCAGGAGAAATTGTGGAAAATCCACTTGTATATTGGAAAAAAATTGTACATCCGGAAGACTGGTCTCGTTTTTATAAGTCAAATATGGAAATAGGCAAAGATTATATGGATTATCATACAGTTGAATTTAGAGCTAAAAATCGTAGTGGAGAATATATCTGGTTAAAGTGCAGAGGGCAATTAATGCGTGATGAATTTGGAGAGCCAAGTATTTTTGCAGGAATTATGACACAGCTGGGTAAACAAAATAAGATTGACCCATTAACACAGTTATTAAACTACTATGAATTTATGAGTGTATTTGAAGAAAAACTTTCAAATCCTATGATTGAAAAATTATGCATAATGCTACTAAATATTGATGACTTCAAGAATGTTAATGAGATGTATGATAGAGCTTTTGGAGATAACATAATAAAAACTTTAGCACAATCCATAAAGTCTATTTTGCCAGGCAATGCCGAACTTTATAGACTTGATGGTGATGAAATGGGAATTCTTGTTGATAATGTTGAAGAAAATGATGTTAAAATTCTATATGAACAAATACAGAATTTGATTATACATCTTCACTTGTGGAGAAAATATGGATTAAATATAACAATTTCTACTGGCTGTTCTATATATCCGAAACATGGAGATACAGTAAAAGAACTTTATAAATATGCTAGTTACTCTTTACAGTATGCTAAAGAACATGGTAAGAATAAACTTGTTTTCTTCTCTGAAAAAATCTTAAAAAATAAAATGTATTCATTGGAAATGATGTGGGAGTTGAAAGCATCAATTAATAATAATTTTCGGGGATTTAGTCTTCGATTTCAGCCACAAGTAGAAACACAAAGTCATAAAATAATAGGTGTTGAAGCACTTTTGAGATGGACTAACCAGAAAGGTGAAGCAATTTCTCCTTTAGAGTTTATTCCAATTTTAGAAGAAAATGATATGATAAATGATGTAGGAGCATGGGTACTTAAAATGGCATTACGTACTTGTGGTGATTGGATTGATTACAATCCTCTTTTTACAGTAAGTGTAAATGTTTCAGCTGTACAAATATTAGAAGATACATTTATTGAGGATGTAATCAAAATTATATCTGAGGAAAATTTTCCTTATCAAAATCTTGTATTAGAGTTGACAGAAAGCCATACAGTGCAAAATATGAGTATTTTACAAGCTAAGTTTGAAGTTTTACAATACTTAGGAATTCGTATTGCTATGGATGATTTTGGTACTGGGTACTCTTCTTTAGAAATTTTAAAATTTTCTCCAATAGATATAGTTAAAATTGATAGAGTATTTGTTAAAGATATATTAAAAAGTAAGTTTGATGCCACATTCATACACTTTATTGTTGCAATTTGTCATGATGTAGGAATAATGGTGTGTTTAGAGGGGGTAGAAACACAGAAAGAGTATGATTTAGTTAAGCAAATGAAACCAGATTATATACAGGGATATTTTTTTGGAAAGCCACAAACAGCAAGAGAAATTTTAGAAATTTTAAAGCTAGATAAATAA
- a CDS encoding DUF2935 domain-containing protein yields MIDNQKYVILSLELHLFFSRIMKEHSLFLEAGFTPKDYNLALEADHYKKQFEELLSYAVSASNGIIRPDILYSEEIVTSHTLDAEKKTEGFTGIEINQNITTRELNLQSGVNPQVSQDLVNYVAQLNSDSLKLLDGLINLKERVLDGVLSCNLFTSNYPMLIEHIIHEAKLYRSYVVDLENKIDIDSKDFKEIELFWDQIMMEHALFMRGLLDPSENELINTSNDFAMKFKELIEETNKMNDATIASMTDKTLDETVEFKDFKEAGVSGIEECKIKSIILPLLADHVLREANHYIRILESYKNM; encoded by the coding sequence ATGATAGATAATCAAAAATATGTTATTTTATCACTTGAATTACATTTATTTTTTTCAAGAATTATGAAAGAGCATTCTCTTTTTTTAGAGGCAGGATTCACACCTAAAGATTACAATCTTGCTCTAGAAGCTGACCACTATAAAAAACAATTTGAGGAATTATTATCATATGCTGTTAGTGCTAGTAATGGTATAATTAGACCCGATATCTTATACTCAGAAGAAATTGTCACTAGCCACACATTGGATGCAGAAAAAAAGACAGAGGGCTTTACAGGAATAGAAATAAATCAAAACATAACTACAAGAGAATTAAATTTACAGAGTGGTGTAAATCCACAAGTTAGCCAAGATTTAGTAAATTATGTAGCTCAGCTTAACTCAGATTCATTGAAATTACTTGATGGACTTATTAATCTAAAAGAAAGAGTTCTAGATGGAGTACTATCATGCAATCTATTTACCTCAAATTACCCTATGCTTATTGAACATATAATACATGAAGCTAAGTTATATCGTTCCTATGTAGTTGATCTTGAAAATAAAATAGATATTGACTCAAAAGATTTTAAAGAGATAGAATTATTTTGGGACCAAATTATGATGGAACATGCATTATTTATGAGAGGATTACTTGACCCATCTGAAAATGAACTAATCAATACTTCAAATGATTTTGCTATGAAATTTAAGGAATTAATAGAAGAGACAAATAAAATGAATGATGCTACTATAGCTAGCATGACAGACAAGACGCTAGATGAAACAGTTGAATTCAAAGATTTTAAAGAGGCTGGAGTATCTGGAATAGAAGAATGTAAAATAAAATCTATAATATTACCTCTCTTAGCAGACCATGTTTTAAGAGAGGCCAACCATTATATCAGAATATTGGAGAGCTACAAAAATATGTAA
- a CDS encoding lactate utilization protein, producing MIRQTPLEKRYDKLGPNIVTALKKRYFDAYYCKTKNDALQQILDLIPQNHTVSWGGSETLKEMGVQIAVKNKGNKVIDRDLAKSPEERTEIMRQALLCDTFLMSSNAISEDGQLFNIDGNGNRVAAMIFGPKSVIVVAGMNKIVKNVDDAMQRARTIAAPAVVQRFQDVNTPCYINGSCIDCTSPESSCAYMVTTRISRPANKIKVILVGENLGL from the coding sequence ATGATAAGACAAACACCTTTAGAAAAACGTTATGATAAGTTAGGTCCAAACATCGTTACAGCTCTTAAAAAACGCTATTTTGATGCTTATTATTGTAAAACTAAAAACGATGCTTTACAGCAAATTTTAGATTTAATTCCTCAAAATCATACAGTCTCATGGGGAGGTTCTGAAACTCTTAAGGAAATGGGAGTACAAATTGCTGTTAAAAATAAAGGAAATAAAGTTATTGATAGGGATTTGGCAAAAAGCCCAGAAGAAAGAACAGAAATCATGCGTCAAGCACTTTTATGTGATACTTTTTTAATGAGCAGTAATGCTATTAGTGAAGATGGCCAGCTTTTCAATATTGATGGAAATGGAAATCGTGTAGCTGCAATGATTTTTGGACCAAAAAGTGTTATAGTTGTTGCTGGTATGAATAAGATTGTAAAAAATGTTGATGATGCAATGCAAAGAGCTAGAACAATTGCTGCGCCAGCAGTTGTACAACGTTTTCAAGATGTTAATACTCCTTGTTATATTAATGGTAGTTGCATAGATTGTACAAGTCCTGAAAGTAGTTGTGCATATATGGTAACTACAAGAATTAGTCGTCCAGCAAATAAAATAAAAGTAATATTGGTTGGAGAAAACCTTGGTCTATAA
- a CDS encoding creatininase family protein produces the protein MNYNLLTLSWEDILNLDKEKLVVFVGIAPIEEHGRHLPIGVDIYETDKWIELAIDKLDSILPSYCYGKLPIIPLGFADMGTFPGNIHVNRELIYKIIYSTLENIIKWDVKNIIVISAHADPLHAIAIEQACESINKEYGIISIAPMGSIFNCEQKGILRKLSNPVEEKIKIFPNDFHAGWIETSNMLVLYPELVNGNYQERPDISIQNNEMMNIQKVINAIKNEGHIGFPKEASKELGIELNNDIGEQICTATHNFILRSNYEKYMNHPLYHIPSLRLKV, from the coding sequence ATGAATTATAACTTACTTACTCTTTCATGGGAAGATATTTTAAATTTAGACAAAGAAAAACTAGTAGTATTTGTTGGTATAGCTCCAATTGAAGAACATGGTAGACATTTACCAATAGGAGTAGATATTTATGAAACAGATAAATGGATTGAACTTGCAATTGATAAACTAGACTCAATTTTACCTAGTTATTGTTATGGGAAACTTCCTATAATCCCTTTGGGGTTTGCGGACATGGGAACTTTCCCAGGTAATATTCATGTTAACCGTGAATTAATTTACAAAATAATTTATAGTACATTAGAGAATATAATTAAATGGGATGTTAAAAATATCATTGTTATATCTGCTCATGCTGACCCACTACATGCAATTGCTATAGAACAAGCCTGTGAATCAATCAACAAAGAATATGGCATAATTTCTATTGCACCTATGGGTTCAATTTTTAATTGTGAACAAAAAGGAATCTTGAGAAAGCTTTCTAATCCTGTTGAAGAAAAAATTAAAATATTTCCAAATGATTTTCACGCAGGATGGATTGAAACATCAAATATGTTGGTGCTATATCCTGAATTAGTAAATGGTAATTATCAAGAACGCCCTGATATATCTATTCAAAATAATGAAATGATGAACATTCAAAAAGTTATTAATGCAATTAAAAACGAAGGTCATATTGGATTTCCTAAAGAAGCAAGTAAAGAATTGGGAATTGAATTAAACAATGACATTGGAGAACAAATATGTACAGCTACACATAATTTTATTCTGCGTTCTAATTATGAAAAATATATGAACCATCCTTTATACCATATACCAAGTCTAAGACTTAAAGTTTAA